Sequence from the Paenibacillus tundrae genome:
ACAGGTTGATTTGGAGTACCGCACGGTGCTGGGTCATGTGAACACAACTTACAGCAATGCGGTTAATATGCTCCATGTGCTTGAGAACAATCATGCAGGAGAGATCTTACCCGATCATTCCGCAACTACTGCTATTGTATCCGATCCCCTTTCCGCGGTAGCGGCAGTGTATCGTGTACAGGATGCCGCTCCACCAGCTGGTTCCCCAGCGACATTAATTCAGGCTATGCAGCCTGAACCTGTAGCATGGAGATTCACAGATCCTTCCTTTCGAGGAAGGAGAGGAACCGAACCTGTTGTTTCTTAGGCTCGCAGGATAAAGAGTCCCGAGAACAGCACAGTAGAAAGTGAATTGTTTATGTGAATAGTCTGTTAGGGGAAGTTTCATTGCCTGAAAATGGGGTAAATAGGAGTAGGTCCTTCGGCTTTTGTCCGATCGATCTTGGTATAGTACAATTTGAACAAGCAAAAATTTAATTGCACAAACCAAGGAGGAATTTACACATGGCAGGACGTATTTTAGTTACCCCAGAACAGCTTGATCAGGTTTCCAACCAATTTAAACAAAGCGGTGAGCAAAGTCAGCAAATCGTATCTACATTGACTCAATCCATCACTAGCATGGAAGGACAATGGGAAGGTATGACGAAGCAACGCTTCTTCCAAGAATTCCAAGAAGCAAGCAAACAAATGCAATCTTTCGTTCAAACGCTTAATAGCATTAGTGCGGAACTGACAGCCATTGCTAACAAATTCCGTACGGCTGACCAAACTCGCTAATCTGCTATACATAGATCAGGCCGAAACGTTGTCTGAGTTCGCCCTGAATATATGCAGGCAGCTAGTTGAAGATGTGAAACTGCAACAAAAACCGGGCGTTTTACGACTCCCGGTTTTTGTTGCACTATGACAGAAATGATAGAGAGAGGGATGAGCATGTCTTTTCAACCGAATCCCGGGGATGAAGTTGTAATCAATGATATAGCCTATACGATTGGACAGCATCCTGCTGCGCCAGGTTTGGCTTATGCACAAGCCGGAAGGCAAGGGATTGTCTACCAATTGATTCCCCGTAATGGTTCTATTCATGGGGCCAAAGCACTAAAAGTGTTTTTTCCAAAATTCCGTATTCCAGCCATGGTCTATCAGTCTGAGCATATGGAGCCTTATAGTGAACTGCCAGGTTTGCAAGTATGCAAGCGTGATGTGCTCACTCCGGAAAGAAACGGAGCGCTCATTGGAGAACATCCTGATTTGTTGTACGCGGTATTGATGCCGTGGGTGCAAGGTCTGACCTGGTTTGATGTGATCAGCGATCAGAAAGAGCTAACCGCAGAGGAAAGTCTGAAGTTAGCTAGAGCACTAGCAGGAACAGGTTCGGCCATGGAGCAGCGTGGGCTTGCTCATTGCGATTTGTCCGCACCCAATGTGATGATTCCGTTTTTTTCCGAAGTGGAGAACCTGGGAGGATCAGCCGTTGAGCTTGTTGACGTAGAACAGATGTACAGCTCCAAGATGGATCGTCCGGATGCGCTCTTGGCAGGTTCACCTGGTTATGCAGCACATCGGACAGTGCATAGTGGATTGTGGAGCTCATATGCGGATCGCTTTGCTGGAGCTGTTATTATTGCAGAGATGCTAAGCTGGTCTGATCCGATAATTGTCGAGAAGGCATGGGGCGAAAGTTATTTTGATCAACATGAGATGCAGACAGTCAGTGAGCGTTATTACGCTATGCGAGACTCGTTGAATAAGCGTTGGGGCTCCAAAATGGCGGATCTATTCGTCAGAGCATGGGAAAGTCATGATCTTAGCAGTTGTCCCACATTCGGAGAATGGTATGTCGCACTAGCTGCTCTAGACGCAAACCAAGTACCTGCTATACCTATCGTTGCGGAGGAAGATGCTGCTGATCAATCTCATTTGCCAAATGATCAAGAGACAACAGTGGCAGGTGGCATAAGTGGCACATTGGCATCTGACGGAGACTCTGACCAAAATTCAGAAGCATCGACTCCGCCACCTGGTCAAGAAGCAGTGGTTCAACGTTTATTTCTTCAGGCACGAGCATTGGAAGAAGAGGGTAAGCCTGCGGCTGCACTCGAGGTGTATCGTTCATTGCACCACTTTATACCGAACAACAGTGCCATGCAGATCGAGGTCGCGGCAGCAATCAAAGAGTTGGATGAACGTTTGAATCCTAATGATGACGAAGGACAGCCTGTTCGGCTCCCTTTTTATAGATCCAAAAAATTCATGATCTCTTCGGCTGTGCTCATTGTATTGCTGGCGGGCTCTGTACCAACGGTCAAAATATTGGCTGATCAAGCAGAGGTAAAACAACAGGAGCAACAGGAGGCAGCTAGACTCGCAGAGATTAAGGCGGCAGAAGATGCCGAGGCTGCAAAGGCTGCAGCGCTCAAGCAACAGGAAGAAGAGAAAAAACAACAAGAAGCTGCTGCAGCAAAACTAGCGGCTGATGAGAAGAAAAAGCAGGAGGAAGCAGAGAAGCAACTTGCTGAAGCCAAGAAGAAGGAAGAAGAGCGTAAGGCGCTCCAAGCCAAGTATGATAAACAGGCCAAGTACGAAGCGTATCTTGCGAAGCAGGAGCAACAGAAAAAAGAAGCTGAGCGTAAGGCACAGCAGGAGAAATATGATAAACAAGCGAAGTATGAAGCTTATCTGGCTTGGAAAAAAGAGCAGGAGGCTCTAGCTGCCAAGCAAGAAGCTGCACGTAAAGCCGCAGCTGAAGCTCAGCGCAAACAGGAGGCTGCCCAAAAAGCTGCGCTTAAGAAAAAACGTGCACAGAACGTAGTCACACTGATTGCACACTACAACAAAGCATATAACGCACAAATTGGTAAAAAGACGGATAATGCTCTATCGTATGCTCGGGATTTCAAAAATCTCTATAATACCGATGCTGCCTACTTCAAAGGGGTAGGTAAAGTGGCAGCGCGTATGAGCGCGATTAACAAGTTCCTCAGCAACAGCGATTATAAGCTACCGAACCTGTAATTATAAATGTGAACAACGACGGAGGTGACCTCATCCCAGATGAACTATACAATTCAAGCATCCCAGCGCACACCTGCATTGATTATCTATTTAATTGATATTAGCGCCTCCATGAACATGGTTCTGGAAAATCGTAGACGGATTGATGTGGTCTATGATGCATTGGCTCTAGCCATCCGCCAAATGGTCTTTCGTTCGACCAAAGGCAATCGATTGACACCTCGTTACCGTATTGCCATCCTTGCGTACAGTGATGATGTGTATGACTTGCTTAACGGCATTAAAGGAATCGACGAAATTGCTGCCGTTGGTTCGTTGCCTGACCTTACACCTAAGCGGTTCTCGGATTCGGCCAAAGCTTTTCTACAAGCGGAGAAGATTCTTCAGGCTGAGATTCCTAATATGCAGGACTGTCCAGCACCGCTCGTTTGCCATATGACAGATGGCGTGGCTACAGGTGAAGATCCCGAGCCGATCGCTAAACGAATCATGGGCATGAGTGTTCCAGATGGCAATGTGCTGGTGGAGAATATCTTCATATCCGATCACTTGCTGGAAACTCCGATCTCGGAGCCAAGACGTTGGAAAGGGATCTCTTCAGAAACGGTGCTGCAGGATGAACATGGGGAGAAGCTACGGAATATGTCTTCCGTGTTGCCAGAGAGTTACCGTGAGATGCTAGTTGAAGCCGATTATCTGCTTGCCCCTGGTGCGTTGATGATGCTTCCAGGTACGTGTGCAGAACTGGTATCCATCGGCTTTCAGATGTCCGCTGCTACGCCTGTTAGATAGGAGGGGGTTTCATTTGAGGACGATGCGTTTGGCAACACTGCCCGAAGGAGATCAGAGAGTGCAAGCGAAGCAGAGGCGCGGCGACTTTCGTTATGTGAGTGTTCAGACGGGAGAACAGCCGTTAACCCGATATCAAGGTGTTCTTCAATGCCGTTATGGATATGGGAGAGCGGCTGAAACCGTGAATCAAGGAGATACAGGTCAAGATTTTGCTGCTGTTCGTATGAACGGTAATGTATGTAACTTTGTTTTATGCGATGGAGTGGGTATGAGTTACTTAGGTGATTTCGCTGCAAGGTTTCTAGGTAATTCCCTACTCGATTGGTTGGAAACCACATCTGTGCCGAGTGCAGAGGGGATCGAGAAGCTTCTTCAAGATCTCACGATCCCTGCATCGGAGCAGTTAGAGAAATTGCAGCCCCTCGATAATTCGCCATTGCTTCTACGTGAAGTGTTAATGGAGAAACGAAGCAGGGGTAGTCAGGCTATGTATGTGTGTGGTCAAATCATACTGTCTGGTGGTTCCAGAAGGAGTCGTGTCTGGATTGCCTGGCAAGGGGATTCGCGTATTCGTCTGTGGCGAAACGGACAAGAGCAATCGGC
This genomic interval carries:
- a CDS encoding WXG100 family type VII secretion target, producing MRIRVEPDVLRALSRQIQYAAEQIQQKMTVLDQAIHSLDWEVEARAAVMSEWNHSKRVGEDAVRRFMDLSVQLGRKAVVFQQVDLEYRTVLGHVNTTYSNAVNMLHVLENNHAGEILPDHSATTAIVSDPLSAVAAVYRVQDAAPPAGSPATLIQAMQPEPVAWRFTDPSFRGRRGTEPVVS
- a CDS encoding WXG100 family type VII secretion target translates to MAGRILVTPEQLDQVSNQFKQSGEQSQQIVSTLTQSITSMEGQWEGMTKQRFFQEFQEASKQMQSFVQTLNSISAELTAIANKFRTADQTR
- a CDS encoding vWA domain-containing protein, which translates into the protein MNYTIQASQRTPALIIYLIDISASMNMVLENRRRIDVVYDALALAIRQMVFRSTKGNRLTPRYRIAILAYSDDVYDLLNGIKGIDEIAAVGSLPDLTPKRFSDSAKAFLQAEKILQAEIPNMQDCPAPLVCHMTDGVATGEDPEPIAKRIMGMSVPDGNVLVENIFISDHLLETPISEPRRWKGISSETVLQDEHGEKLRNMSSVLPESYREMLVEADYLLAPGALMMLPGTCAELVSIGFQMSAATPVR
- a CDS encoding protein phosphatase 2C domain-containing protein, with protein sequence MRLATLPEGDQRVQAKQRRGDFRYVSVQTGEQPLTRYQGVLQCRYGYGRAAETVNQGDTGQDFAAVRMNGNVCNFVLCDGVGMSYLGDFAARFLGNSLLDWLETTSVPSAEGIEKLLQDLTIPASEQLEKLQPLDNSPLLLREVLMEKRSRGSQAMYVCGQIILSGGSRRSRVWIAWQGDSRIRLWRNGQEQSATFQKYCRTNERWSTREGTVGGKPHIFEAKMSGSEKVRLQLYTDGLNDLDAIQAYIPDEHIQVLLDSRHTGGLEDDAAFIELEW